GGCCATAGCGCGGCTGCTGAACGTCGGTGATCTGGCCGCGCCCTCCGTAGGCGATCCGTGCGCCCGCGATCTTGTCATACGTGATCTCGTTCAGCCGCGAGATATCCTCGGGGCGGACGTAGCCGGTGACGATCAACTCGCGCAGCTCGTAGTTGACCCGGACCTCCTGCTGGCCTTCGATGCGAAGGACGCCGTTCGGCAGTTCCTCAACCACGGTCGCCGCGATCCGCAGCGTGAGCTTTTCCTTCCGCCGCACGGAGCCGTCGCCCTCGTAGCTCGACGAGGAACTCGTCGAGACGGCATCCGCCATCGATGCCCCATCAGGCAGATGCTTGTCGATCCGCTGGGGCAGCCCGAAGAACGAGGGGATGCCGAGACTTTCGTCGCCGGACCGGCTGCGCCCGGTGGTGTTGGAAATCTCGGCCCGGTCATCGATCTCGATCACGACCGTGAGGATGTCGCCCCGTTGCCCGGCGCGCCGGTCACCCAGAAGCGAGGTCCGGTTCGCGTTCCAGAGGGACGAGGTCCCGGTCGGGCCGGGGTTGCCGACATCCTGGGGGATCGGCAGGGCGTACATGGCATGATGCTGGAAGCTGCCCTCGACCGGAGTGAAGGACGGCGCCTTGCCGACCTCCTCCAGTCGGGAACAGGCCGGGATGACGAGCAGAAGCAGGATCAGACGACGCATGGGATGTCCTTCAGGAGCCAGGTCCGACGCGTACCGACCCGTCTTCGGCAATGCGGCCCGAGACGGTGGTGCGGGACGAGAGGTTCATCACGCGGATCACGTCACCGACGCCGCCGCGCGCCAGCGCGCGACCCTCGGCGCGGATGTCGAGCGCGCCGAGCGCATAGGCGAGCGGCACGATCTGGTTGCGATCGACGATGGCGGGAGGCCCGATGTCGGCCGCGCGAACGGGCCGGCCGGCATACAGCGCAACCCGCGCCTCCTGGCCGACTGCCTGCAGCATGTCGGTGAGGGCGCCGGGAATGTCATCCGGCTGCATCGCGAGATCCTCGGGCCCGAGCACCGAAAGCGCCCGGACGGTGCGCGCCGCGACGACGGAGTCCGCCTGGGCCGCGCCGGCAAGCAGCAGGAGAATGACCGCGGCGCGCATCACTTCACCTGCGCCGTGGCTGCGAGCATCTGGTCCGCCGCCGTGATGACCTTGGCGTTCAGTTCATAGCCGCGCTGGGCCTTGATCAGTTCCGTGATCTCCTGCACCGAGTCGACGGAGCTTTCCTCCAGATAGCCCTGCCGCATCGTTCCCAGGCCGTCCTCGCCCGGTGTGCCCTCGATCGGCGGGCCGGACGCGGCCGTTTCGGTGAAGAGGTTGGAGCCGATCGCTTCCAGGCCCTTCTCGTTCGTGAAGCTGGTCAGCATCAGCTGTCCAAGCAACTGGGGCTGCACCTGGCCGGTGAAATAGGCCCAGACCTCGCCCGATCCATCGACCGAGATGCTCGCCGCGTCTTCGGGAATGGTGATGCCGGGCGCCACCTCATGTCCGTCGGACGTGACGATCAGCCCGTCGCCCGTCCGCTTGAGGGCACCGTCGCGGGTATAGGCGGCCTGGCCCGACGGCAGCGTGACCTGCAGATAGCCGCGGCCGTCGATGGCGATATCAAGATCGCCCCGGGTCTGGCTCAGCGCCCCCTGCGCCAGCACCACCGAGACGGATGAGGGCCTGACTCCCATGCCAAGCTGGACGCCCGTCGGCAGCATCCGGCCATCCTCGGCGCTGACGGTGCCGGGGCGTGCCACCTGCTGGTAGTGAAGGTCGGCGAAATCCGCGCGCCGAGCGTTGTAGCCGGTGGTCGACATGTTCGCGAGGTTGTTCGAGATGACATCCACGCGCATCTGCTGCGCGCTCATGCCGGTGGCCGCGATCTGAAGCGCTTTCATCGCTTACTCCCCGAGTATCCTGACGGTGGTGCGGATCCGGTCGTCCTCGCGGTCGAGGAAGCTCTGGCCCAGTTCGTAGGCCCTCTGCACCTCGATCATGCGCGAGACTTCGGAGACCGGATCGACGTTTGACTCCTCCAGCGCGCCCTGGACGAGCGTGGCACCTTCGGCCGGCTCCACTCCGCCTTCTGCGGAGAAGAGCGTGCCGCCCTCGTGGCGCAGGTCGAGCGGGTCGGACGCCTGCCAGAGCCCCACGCGCCCGATCGGCTGCCCGCCGGCCGAGAGCGTCCCGTCGGCGGCCAGGGTGATCCCCGTCGCGTCGGGCGGAACGAAAATCGGGGCGGCGCCTTCGTCGAGAAGGCGGTCGCCCTGTGCGTTCACCAGTTCGCCCTCGGCCGAGGGGGTGAAGCTGCCCGCGCGCGACAGACGCTGGCCGGCAGGCGTCTCGATCAGGAAGAAGCCCTCGCCCTGGATGGCGAAATCGAAGGTCCCCCCGGTGTGCGCCAGCCCGCCGGCCGAAAGGTCCACATGGCGCGCGCTGGCGCTTGCCATCGACAGCGAGGGTTCGGCGTCGAGACGTGCCACATGTTCGGTGAAGACGACACCCTCGCGGCGGAAGCCGGTGGTGGACAGGTTGGCGATGTTGTTCGCCACGCTCTGCATCTCGCGCATGAGGCCCGCCTGGCGGGTGAGCGTCGTGTAGCCGGCGGCATCCATCTCAGCGCCCCTCGATCTGCGGGATGATCTGATCGGTGAAGAAGGCAACGAGCGAGGTCGTCATGAAGCTCATCGACGCCCAGAACACGAGGAGCATGGCGCCGACCTTCGGAACGAAGGTCAGCGTCATCTCCTGAACCGAGGTGAGCGCCTGGAACAGCCCGATCACGACCCCTGTGACGAGCGCCACCGCGAGCAGGGGCGCCGAGATCACTACCGCGATCCAGAGCGCCTGCCGAAGCGCGTCATACAGCGCGAGTTCGCCCATCAGACCGGCATCCTCAGGATTTCCTGATAGGCCTCTACCACCTTGTCGCGCAGGGTGACGGCCGTCTCGACCGCTGTCTGGGACGCAGCCAGGGCTTCGACCAGGGCATGCGGATCGGCCTTGCCCGTCATGGCGGCCCGGGCGGTATCCTCGCCCTGGGCCAGCGTTTCCGCGAAGCTTTCAGCCGCGCGGGAGAGCGCCGCGCCGGCCGCGCCTGGCTGCGGCTGGGGCGCCGCGGCCGTGCGAGCCTTCGCGTAGCTCTCGGTTGCGATAGAGGTTCTGATGTCCATTCTGGCACTCCTTCTAGCGGCGCAGGAGATCGAACAGGCCCTGCGTCATCTGCCGCGCCTGGTCGAACATCCTGAGGTTCGCCTCGTAGCTGCGCTGCGCTTCGCGCGCGTCAGCGATCTCGATCACCAGATCGACATTCGAGCCGTCGTAGTGACCGGTGTCATCGGCCAGAGGATGGCCGGGGTCGTAGATCTTCTGAAGGTCGCTCCGGTCGAGCCGAACGGGTCCGGTGGAGACGGCGCCGCTGTCCATGTCCTCGTGAAAGCTTACCGTCTTGCGGTGGTAGCCCGGCGTGTCGGCGTTGGCGATGTTCTCCGACACGTGGCGGAGCCGCAGCGCCTGCGACCGCATGCCGGAAGCCGAGAGACCGAGGGACTGGAGGAGGTCGCTCATGGTCAGCTCCCCCGTCCGAGGCTGGTGCGCAGCAGGCGCGAGCTGCTCTGGTAGATCGCGAGCGCCATGTCGTGCTGCTGCTTGGCCGAGACGGACTTCACCATCTCCTCCTCGAGCGAAACCGAGTTTCCGTTCGGAGATGCGGCGCCCTGCAGCGGGGTTTCGACCGGCTCTGCCGCCGCGGCCTCGGGCGACCGCAGGTGTCCCGCCCTCGTCGTCCTCAGCCCGCCCTCACCTTCGGCATAGGTCGCGAAGTCCGGCAGATCCCGGGCGCGGTATCCCGGAGTGTCGGCATTCGCGACGTTCCGCGCGATGACTTCCGTCCTGATGCCTGCGTGGCGAGCCATCGCCTGCGCCGTTCTGACGATATCGAGTTTCTCGAACACCGGGGCTTCTCCCTCGATCGGTTTCACCAAGGCTTAAGGTCGATTCCTTTAAAACCGGTAAGCGTGAACAAACGGGGAATCGGATGTCGTGCGAATTTGACGGGCTTCTTTCGGAGATCGCCGGTGTCCCGCTCAGCCGGCGCTTCGGCCGCGTGACGGAGATCGCGCGGGGAACGATCGGCGTGTCGGGCCTGACGGCGGGCACGGGTCTGGGCGACCGGGTCATGATCCAGGGGGCGAACGGCCCCGTTGGCGGCGAGGTGCTGCGCCTTTCGCGCGAGGAGACCATCGTGTTGCCCGATGGCAGTGTCGAGGGCCTGACCATCGGCGACCCTGTCGAGCTTGTCGGCCCGGCCGAGATCGCACCCAGCGACAGCTGGATAGGGCGCATCGTCGACCCCTTGGGCCGACCTCTGGACGGTCGCCCGCTGTTCCGCGGCCCGGTGGCAAGGTCGCTGCGGTCGCCGGCGCCTGCGGCTGCCTCGCGTCGCGGGCTGGGACCCCGGCTGCAGACCGGGACGGCGGTGTTCGACACGCTGCTGCCCCTGGTTCAGGGGCAGCGGATCGGGCTGTTCGCGGGGTCCGGCGTGGGAAAATCGTCGCTTCTGGCGAAGTTCGCCCGCGGAGTCTCCGCAGATGTCGTGGTGATCGGGCTGGTGGGCGAGCGCGGGCGGGAGCTGCGGGACTTCACGGATCGGGTGCTGGGACCGGAGGGCATGGCGCGTTCGGTGATCGTGACCGCCACCTCGGACCAATCGCCGCTGATCCGCCGCCGTTGCGGCTGGGCGGCGATGGCGGTAGCCGAGCATTTCCGTGACCAGGGACTGCACGTCCTGCTTCTCGCCGATTCGATCACCCGCTTCGCCGAGGCGCATCGCGAGGTGGCGCTGGCCGGCGGGGAAGAGGCGAGCATGCGCGGCTTTCCCCCCTCGACGGCGCATACGATCATGTCGCTTGCGGAGCGTGCGGGGCCCGGCCCCGAGGGCTCCGGCGACATCACGGCGGTGTTCTCGGTGCTCGTTGCCGGCTCGGACATGGAGGAGCCTGTGGCCGACATCCTGCGCGGCGTGCTCGACGGCCATGTGGTGATGGATCGCAAGATCGCCGAGCGCGGCCGCTTTCCCGCGATCGACCTTCTGCGATCGGTCTCGCGCAGCCTGCCGGAGGCGGCTTCCGCGGCCGAGAACGCCCTGATCGGCGAGGCGCGCCGGCTGCTGGGGGCATGGGACCGTGCCGAGATGATGATTCAGGCGGGCCTCTACGCCAAGGGATCGGATCCGCAGGTCGATGCCGCCATCAGGGTCTGGCCCGCCCTCGACGCCTTCCTGGCCGAGGACTCGCCCGAGGGCGTGGAGGCGAGCTTCCGTCGCCTCGCGGCCTGTCTCGCGATCTGATCGCACCGGAACGCGGCATGCCCTTGCCCCGTTCCGGCGCAGCGGAGGAGCGATCCCTCAGGCATCGCTGCCGGGAATCCCGGAGGCCGTCAGCCTTCCGGGGCGCCATGGAACCACGGGGACACGCTGTAGGTCGCGGCCCCATGCAGGCGGCAGTTCAAAGCCGTTGACGCGGCGGGCGTTCCGGCGCGGTCTCGGCGCGTCGGCCACGGTCATCATAGACGACCATCATCCCGGATGTGGCGTGCCGGATCTCCTCCAGCCGACGCCGTGCGGCCCGCACGCCGCGCGAGGCGGCCTCGAGGCAGGCAAGATTGCGCGTCGCCTTCGTCCTGATCTGCTGTGCGCGTTCGGCTGTCAGAGGCTCGAGCGCCTCGATCTCTTCCGCCAGTGCGGCGCTCAGCCCGGGAAGGGCTGCGAGATCGCCCGCGGTCACCACGCGCCGCATGTCGTCGAGCAGCCGCTCCACCGATCCGGAGACCCCGTCAGAGCTCACTGTCGCTCTCCCCGGCAAGGCTGCGATAGAACTGCTCGGCGAGACCGATGCCCCCGGCCCTCACCATCCCCGTTGCCTGTTCGTGCCGCAGCAGCGAGGCGAACTGCGATTCGCCGATTCCGCCACCGAAGGCCTCCGAGGTCGCGCCCATGCCGGTATGGCCGAGCATTTCGGACAGGAAGGCGGCCTCAAGCTCTTCCGCCTTCCTGCGCAACAGCACCTTCGGGTCGGGCGGCGGCGCGGCAAGCGATGTGATGGTCACAGACATTTCCGTGCTCCCTTTGTTCGGATTTTTTCGATCATGGGGGAAACGCGTAAACGTTCGGTAATCAGTTTCCGGAACAAGGGGATGAAGTGACAGAAGGTCCTGAAGCCCATGATTGGTCCGATTCCGCAGTCCGTCCCGGTTCCGGAAGCGCTGGCAAGACCGCCGGCCGGCGACGAATCCGGCGCGGCTTTCGAAGCGGAGGTGAGAAGGATGGCCGAGGTTCCGGGACAGGACCCCGGGGATCAGGTGGATCGCCCGGCGGTCGATGGGTCCTGCCTCGGTCTGCAAGCGGAAGTGCCGATGACGATTGCGCCTGGGGTCCACCTGGGCACGCGGCTCCCGGCACACGAGTCGGAAGCGGCCCCGGTCGAGGCGACTGCGCTGGATCAGGGCGACATGCCGGAGTCGGAAGGGCTGCCCTGGCCCGAGCCCGCGGTGCCGCCTGAAGTCCACGCGGGCGGGCTGAAATCCCCCGAAGGGCCTGCCCCATCGCATGAAGTGGTGCCGGAAGAGAATGGTGCGGGACTTCTCCCGCACGATGCGCGGGTTTCCTCGCCAGCGAATGGAGGTTGCCTGGAACCCCTCTCGACGGCCGCGTTCTCGGTCATCGGCTCTTCAGCGCCGGAGGCAGGGGCTGGCGCCGCATCCGGCAGTCCGAAGCTGGTCGATGCGCCGGACGGTATGTCGACCGGCACGCCGCAACGGGAGATTTTGCCGACCCTTTCGGATCGGCTCCACGTCCCTGATCCGCCGGTTCCGGGCATGCCGGGCACCCCTCCGGCCGTTGACACCGGGCAACCCCGTGTCAACGGCCCTCTGGTGGGCGGGATGAACGACTCCCCGGTGGCGGTTCCACCTGCAGCGGTTCCTCCGGCACCGGCTGCCGCGATCGGTGCGGCGCCGGCCGGGATTGTTTCTGCCAGCGGCGTGGATCGAGACGGGGAGCATGTGGACCCTCGCTCGCTCGATCGCGTCAGCCGGCCGAAGCCGGGCGGAGGTCCCGCGACCGACGCCATGCTGCCGCTATCCGCCGCCCCTTCCACAGCGCCGGCAGAGGGAGGGATCGGTGACGATCCGCTTCCGACAGCGCGGCAGACGGATGGTCGAGCCTTGGCGGAGACCCTGCCTTCGGCTAGCCGGGGAAGCGTGATCGAAGTGCCTGACCGTGCGGCTGTTGCGCGTGCCCGCAATACGGCCCCGCGCTCCGACATGGTTCCCGATCCTTCGGCGACCAGGACGGAAGCGTCTGGATCGGCGCAGGCGGAGCGTCTTCCGGTCGATGCCCGGTCGCAGTCGATGATTGTCTCGGTGACGGGCGTGGCCGCCGAGGCAGGGCGACATGCGTATCTGTCCGGGCGGACGGTCTGGTCCGGACGGGCGCGGCCGATGCAGGAAGTGGCTGACTCGCCGGGGATCCCGCGCGCGCCCGACGACCCGCCGGCGGTGCGGGGGCGGACCGGGGAGCCGGCAGCGCAACAGGTTCCTTCGGCTGCGCCGACGGGGCAGCGGGCCATGCTCGACGGGTCGTCCCTCGGACCCCAGGCTCCGGTTCCGGCCTTGAAGCCGGTCCCTGAAGTCCCGGCGGATGCCGGTGGGGCAGGGTCTCCGCGGACATCAGGGGCGGGAGCGATGACGGCGGCTGTTCCAGGCGGATCCGGGGCGGGAAACGCGCCGCTGCCGAAGGCGCCAGCGGTCCGCGAGCCCGTCGCCGTTGCAGGGTCGCCGCCTGCGCGGATCGGGGAGTTGCGCACTGGCCTGTCCGCCACAGCCGCGGACCCGATGCCGGACCCGGCCGCGCCGGACGATGCACGGCACCTGCGGGTCACGGAGGCGCCGACGAGGGCTGCAGGCGAGCCTGCGGCGGAGCAAGCGATGCAGCCGATTGAAGCGGAGCCTCGGCTCGCGGAGGAGGCAGGTCGAGGGGCCGGGACGAGCCCGACGAAGGACGCTGCTCCGGAGTCTCCGCTTCCGGCCATGGGTCTTTCCGAGCCGGCGCGGCCGGCGGAACCCTCGCGGCCCATGCTCGCCATGGTCGGTGCGGGTCCTCATGCCGATGCTCCGCCGGCGGAGCAGGTCGATACTCCGGAGGCTGCCGAGGATGCGGTCGAGGTGGTGCTTCGGCCCGAGGATCTGGGGCGTGTGAAGCTGACCATGGCGCAGGATGGCGACATGCTTCGGGTGACGGTTCAGGCGGACCGCCCGGAGACGCTCGAACTCATGCGGCGACACTCGGATCAGCTGGGCGCGGAACTGCGTCACGCCGGCTTTGCCGGTGCCTCCTTCAGCTTCGGCGGCCGGGACGGCCAGCCCCAGCCGCGCGGCCGTCCGGTCGCCGGCGGGGAAAGGACGGAGCCGGTTACCGCAGGCCCGCCGGCGCCCGTCCCGACCGCCGGGCTCGACCTTCGCATCTAGGAGACTGACTTGGACATCACACCCACCACCGCCAGCACCGGCACGCAGGGGGCGACCTCTCCGCCGGCCACGACCTCGGACTACCAGACGTTCCTGCGCATGCTCACCACCGAGCTGCAGAACCAGGACCCGATGGATCCGATGGACTCCAAGGAGTTCGCCCTGCAACTGGCCACCTTCTCGGGCGTCGAGCAGCAGGTGAAGACCAATGACCTCCTGACGACGATGAGTGGGTCGCTCGGCGTGATGGGCCTGTCGGAACTGGCCGGCTGGATCGGGCGCGAGGCGCGCGTCGCCGCGCCGGCCTGGTTCGACGGGGCGCCGATCACCATCTCGCCCAATCCCGTGCTTGGCGCGGACAGGGCCAACCTCGTGGTCCGGGATGCGGATGGCGAAATCGTGGCGCAGGAGGCGATCGAAGCGGAGGCGGGCCCGATCGACTGGGCGGGGACCGACGCCGAGGGGAACCCCCTGCCCGAAGGCGCCTACAGCTTCTCGATCGAAAGCTATACGGGCGACGAACTGCTGGGCACCACGGATGTGGAGGTCTATTCCGAGGTCGTCGAGGCGAGGGGAGGTTCGAACGGAACCATCCTGGTGCTGAGGGGCGGCATCGAAGTCGCCGCCTCTTCCGTCACCGCGCTTCGCGATGCCTCTCGGTCATAGCAGGCTGCCGATCCACACGCCGAAAGCGGTGGCCGCCGATCCCGCCAGCATCCAGAACACCGGACGCGTCTCGCGGCGGGGTGGCACCACCACCACCGGCTGGCCCTGCCGGATCAGCTGCGCCTCGACCAGCCGCGGGAGCCGCGGGCCGAACCGGCCGAGGATGCGGGCCGTGCGGACGAGATCGCGCGCAATGGCGCGGGGCCCGACGTTGTCGCGGATGTAGTCCTCGACGATGGGCCGCGCGACCTGCCAGATGTTGATGTGCGAATCGAGCGAGCGCGCCACCCCCTCGACCACCACCATGGTGCGCTGCAGCAGGATCAGCTCGGTCCGGGTCTGCATCCCGAACCGCTCGGTCACCTCGAAGAGATAGGCGAGCAGCCGGGCCATCGAGATCCGCGAGGCATCCATGC
This portion of the Rhodobacter sp. CZR27 genome encodes:
- the flgA gene encoding flagellar basal body P-ring formation chaperone FlgA; translation: MRAAVILLLLAGAAQADSVVAARTVRALSVLGPEDLAMQPDDIPGALTDMLQAVGQEARVALYAGRPVRAADIGPPAIVDRNQIVPLAYALGALDIRAEGRALARGGVGDVIRVMNLSSRTTVSGRIAEDGSVRVGPGS
- a CDS encoding flagellar hook-length control protein FliK, whose translation is MGLSEPARPAEPSRPMLAMVGAGPHADAPPAEQVDTPEAAEDAVEVVLRPEDLGRVKLTMAQDGDMLRVTVQADRPETLELMRRHSDQLGAELRHAGFAGASFSFGGRDGQPQPRGRPVAGGERTEPVTAGPPAPVPTAGLDLRI
- the flgH gene encoding flagellar basal body L-ring protein FlgH; its protein translation is MRRLILLLLVIPACSRLEEVGKAPSFTPVEGSFQHHAMYALPIPQDVGNPGPTGTSSLWNANRTSLLGDRRAGQRGDILTVVIEIDDRAEISNTTGRSRSGDESLGIPSFFGLPQRIDKHLPDGASMADAVSTSSSSSYEGDGSVRRKEKLTLRIAATVVEELPNGVLRIEGQQEVRVNYELRELIVTGYVRPEDISRLNEITYDKIAGARIAYGGRGQITDVQQPRYGQQVADIILPF
- a CDS encoding flagellar hook capping FlgD N-terminal domain-containing protein, translating into MDITPTTASTGTQGATSPPATTSDYQTFLRMLTTELQNQDPMDPMDSKEFALQLATFSGVEQQVKTNDLLTTMSGSLGVMGLSELAGWIGREARVAAPAWFDGAPITISPNPVLGADRANLVVRDADGEIVAQEAIEAEAGPIDWAGTDAEGNPLPEGAYSFSIESYTGDELLGTTDVEVYSEVVEARGGSNGTILVLRGGIEVAASSVTALRDASRS
- the flgG gene encoding flagellar basal-body rod protein FlgG, with the protein product MKALQIAATGMSAQQMRVDVISNNLANMSTTGYNARRADFADLHYQQVARPGTVSAEDGRMLPTGVQLGMGVRPSSVSVVLAQGALSQTRGDLDIAIDGRGYLQVTLPSGQAAYTRDGALKRTGDGLIVTSDGHEVAPGITIPEDAASISVDGSGEVWAYFTGQVQPQLLGQLMLTSFTNEKGLEAIGSNLFTETAASGPPIEGTPGEDGLGTMRQGYLEESSVDSVQEITELIKAQRGYELNAKVITAADQMLAATAQVK
- a CDS encoding rod-binding protein — its product is MSVTITSLAAPPPDPKVLLRRKAEELEAAFLSEMLGHTGMGATSEAFGGGIGESQFASLLRHEQATGMVRAGGIGLAEQFYRSLAGESDSEL
- the fliE gene encoding flagellar hook-basal body complex protein FliE, with amino-acid sequence MDIRTSIATESYAKARTAAAPQPQPGAAGAALSRAAESFAETLAQGEDTARAAMTGKADPHALVEALAASQTAVETAVTLRDKVVEAYQEILRMPV
- a CDS encoding FlgB family protein encodes the protein MFEKLDIVRTAQAMARHAGIRTEVIARNVANADTPGYRARDLPDFATYAEGEGGLRTTRAGHLRSPEAAAAEPVETPLQGAASPNGNSVSLEEEMVKSVSAKQQHDMALAIYQSSSRLLRTSLGRGS
- a CDS encoding flagellar biosynthetic protein FliQ, with the protein product MGELALYDALRQALWIAVVISAPLLAVALVTGVVIGLFQALTSVQEMTLTFVPKVGAMLLVFWASMSFMTTSLVAFFTDQIIPQIEGR
- a CDS encoding FliI/YscN family ATPase — its product is MSCEFDGLLSEIAGVPLSRRFGRVTEIARGTIGVSGLTAGTGLGDRVMIQGANGPVGGEVLRLSREETIVLPDGSVEGLTIGDPVELVGPAEIAPSDSWIGRIVDPLGRPLDGRPLFRGPVARSLRSPAPAAASRRGLGPRLQTGTAVFDTLLPLVQGQRIGLFAGSGVGKSSLLAKFARGVSADVVVIGLVGERGRELRDFTDRVLGPEGMARSVIVTATSDQSPLIRRRCGWAAMAVAEHFRDQGLHVLLLADSITRFAEAHREVALAGGEEASMRGFPPSTAHTIMSLAERAGPGPEGSGDITAVFSVLVAGSDMEEPVADILRGVLDGHVVMDRKIAERGRFPAIDLLRSVSRSLPEAASAAENALIGEARRLLGAWDRAEMMIQAGLYAKGSDPQVDAAIRVWPALDAFLAEDSPEGVEASFRRLAACLAI
- the flgC gene encoding flagellar basal body rod protein FlgC — translated: MSDLLQSLGLSASGMRSQALRLRHVSENIANADTPGYHRKTVSFHEDMDSGAVSTGPVRLDRSDLQKIYDPGHPLADDTGHYDGSNVDLVIEIADAREAQRSYEANLRMFDQARQMTQGLFDLLRR
- a CDS encoding flagellar hook-basal body complex protein; its protein translation is MDAAGYTTLTRQAGLMREMQSVANNIANLSTTGFRREGVVFTEHVARLDAEPSLSMASASARHVDLSAGGLAHTGGTFDFAIQGEGFFLIETPAGQRLSRAGSFTPSAEGELVNAQGDRLLDEGAAPIFVPPDATGITLAADGTLSAGGQPIGRVGLWQASDPLDLRHEGGTLFSAEGGVEPAEGATLVQGALEESNVDPVSEVSRMIEVQRAYELGQSFLDREDDRIRTTVRILGE